A region from the Paludicola sp. MB14-C6 genome encodes:
- a CDS encoding aspartate kinase — MGLIVQKFGGSSVKDAERIFNVAGIITETYKQGHSVVVVVSAQGDTTDDLIEKAHEINPNPSKREMDMLLSTGEQISISLLAMAIEKLGYPVISLTGWQAGFITHSNYGSARIRRIESERLKSELDKKNIVIVAGFQGINRYDDITTLGRGGSDTSAVAIASQLQADLCQIYTDVDGVYTADPRIVKGAVKLDEITYDEMLELASLGANVLHNRSVEMAKKYNVNLEVLSSLERKPGTTVKEVVKMEKMLIKGVAKDEDVARIAIIGLPDTPGIAYKIFSTLAQKKINVDIILQSIGRHNTKDISFTVPRADKETAISLLEEKYELFGAEKIESCDNVVKVSIVGAGMQSNPGVAAKMFEALFEANINIQMISTSEIKISVLIDRKDANVAVNAIHDAFYQTIEK, encoded by the coding sequence ATGGGACTAATTGTTCAAAAATTTGGTGGATCTTCAGTAAAAGATGCTGAACGTATTTTTAATGTAGCTGGCATTATTACAGAGACATATAAACAAGGACATAGTGTGGTCGTTGTAGTTTCTGCGCAAGGCGACACTACAGATGATTTGATTGAAAAAGCACATGAAATCAATCCGAATCCTTCCAAACGTGAAATGGATATGCTGCTATCAACCGGAGAACAGATATCAATTTCTTTATTGGCAATGGCTATTGAAAAGCTAGGTTATCCTGTTATTTCTTTAACCGGTTGGCAAGCTGGATTTATTACTCATTCTAATTATGGCTCAGCAAGAATTCGTCGAATTGAAAGTGAACGTTTAAAAAGCGAGTTAGATAAAAAGAATATTGTAATTGTTGCCGGTTTCCAAGGTATCAATCGTTATGATGATATTACTACTTTAGGTCGTGGTGGTTCAGATACAAGCGCAGTAGCGATTGCGTCCCAACTTCAAGCAGACCTATGCCAAATATATACTGATGTTGACGGTGTATATACTGCTGATCCTAGAATTGTAAAAGGCGCAGTTAAACTTGATGAAATCACCTATGATGAAATGTTAGAATTAGCTTCTCTTGGTGCGAATGTATTACACAACCGTTCCGTTGAGATGGCAAAAAAATATAATGTCAATCTTGAAGTTCTATCTAGCTTGGAAAGGAAACCAGGCACGACTGTTAAGGAGGTAGTTAAAATGGAGAAAATGTTAATTAAGGGTGTAGCAAAAGATGAAGACGTAGCAAGAATAGCAATTATTGGTTTACCTGATACCCCGGGAATTGCTTATAAAATATTCTCTACATTAGCACAAAAGAAGATTAACGTAGATATTATTCTTCAATCCATTGGCCGACATAATACAAAAGATATTAGCTTTACAGTTCCTCGTGCTGATAAAGAGACTGCAATTTCTCTATTAGAAGAAAAATATGAATTATTCGGTGCTGAAAAAATTGAATCTTGTGACAATGTGGTAAAAGTATCTATCGTAGGTGCAGGTATGCAATCTAACCCAGGTGTTGCTGCTAAAATGTTTGAGGCATTATTTGAAGCAAATATCAATATTCAAATGATATCTACAAGTGAAATTAAAATTTCAGTTTTAATTGATAGAAAAGACGCTAATGTTGCAGTAAATGCAATTCACGATGCATTCTATCAAACTATTGAGAAATAG
- a CDS encoding ABC transporter ATP-binding protein, whose protein sequence is MASLDLKGIYKKYPGGVVAVSDFNLSIEDKEFIILVGPSGCGKSTTLRMIAGLEEISEGELYIGERLVNDVVPKDRDIAMVFQNYALYPHMTVFDNMAFGLKLRKTPKEEIKRRVEEAARILDITYLLDRKPKALSGGQRQRVALGRAIVREPQVFLLDEPLSNLDAKLRAQMRTEITKLHQRLGTTFIYVTHDQVEAMTMGTRIVVMKDGFIQQVDTPQNLYENPCNLFVAGFIGSPQMNFMDATVVENNGKIALSIGSANKKYNIELPDGKVNDGVKAKIGQEVIMGIRPEDLHDDEMHISTAGNNVVDCDVEVTELMGHETYLYLAIEGDPLIARVNSRSTAKVGDTVKIAINTNRIHIFDKETERAISN, encoded by the coding sequence ATGGCAAGTTTAGATTTAAAAGGAATTTATAAAAAATACCCAGGCGGAGTTGTAGCAGTATCCGACTTTAACTTATCTATTGAAGATAAGGAATTCATCATTTTAGTTGGACCATCTGGCTGCGGTAAATCAACAACTTTAAGAATGATTGCTGGACTAGAAGAAATTTCAGAAGGTGAACTATACATCGGCGAAAGACTAGTTAATGATGTAGTTCCAAAAGACCGTGATATCGCAATGGTATTCCAAAACTATGCGTTATATCCTCATATGACTGTTTTTGATAACATGGCATTTGGCCTAAAATTAAGAAAAACTCCAAAAGAAGAAATCAAACGTCGTGTTGAAGAAGCTGCAAGAATTCTTGACATTACTTATCTACTAGATAGAAAACCAAAAGCTCTATCAGGCGGTCAACGTCAACGTGTTGCTTTAGGTCGTGCTATCGTTCGTGAACCACAAGTTTTCTTACTTGACGAACCACTATCAAACTTAGACGCAAAATTACGTGCACAAATGCGTACAGAGATTACTAAACTACATCAACGTCTAGGCACTACTTTCATCTATGTAACTCATGACCAAGTAGAAGCTATGACAATGGGTACAAGAATTGTCGTTATGAAAGATGGTTTCATCCAACAAGTTGATACACCTCAAAACCTATATGAAAATCCATGTAACTTATTTGTTGCTGGCTTTATCGGTTCTCCTCAAATGAACTTTATGGATGCAACTGTTGTAGAGAACAATGGTAAAATTGCTTTATCTATTGGTTCTGCAAACAAAAAATACAATATTGAACTACCAGATGGCAAAGTTAATGATGGTGTAAAAGCTAAAATTGGCCAAGAAGTTATTATGGGTATTCGTCCTGAAGATTTACATGATGATGAAATGCACATTTCAACTGCTGGAAACAATGTTGTAGATTGTGACGTTGAAGTTACTGAGCTTATGGGACATGAGACTTATCTATATCTTGCTATCGAAGGCGATCCTTTAATTGCAAGAGTTAACTCTCGTTCTACTGCTAAAGTAGGCGATACAGTTAAAATTGCTATTAACACAAATAGAATTCATATCTTTGATAAAGAAACTGAACGTGCTATTTCTAACTAA
- a CDS encoding SPL family radical SAM protein has protein sequence MFIPSKIYYEKNIIHYELGKKLIEQYKALNVPFEEIESHNRIESLQKNPNSEFVNMKNLLIIGTRKTHKYVPNYKVSDFLVPYTSSGCSAMCLYCYLVCNYNKCSYMRLFVNREQMMDKLLRTAFKAETDLTFEIGSNSDLVLENTITGNLPWTIEVFAHSKKGYITFPTKFDMVDDLLNLDHKGKTIVRVSVNPSDIIKSIELKTSPLERRILAINKLKDAGYPVGILIAPVIMVDNWKALYAELIEQLYDNLSDKVKADVIFEVIFMTYSYVHNAINQEAFPKEKYPNMPMLYDNQIMTGRGRGKYMYRQNLRDEGEEFLRDLLKQYFPNNTVLYVV, from the coding sequence ATGTTTATACCATCTAAAATTTATTATGAGAAGAACATTATTCACTACGAGCTTGGGAAAAAGCTTATAGAACAATACAAGGCCTTAAATGTGCCATTTGAAGAGATTGAAAGTCATAATCGAATAGAAAGTCTTCAAAAAAATCCCAATAGCGAATTTGTCAATATGAAGAATCTTTTGATTATTGGTACAAGGAAAACGCATAAATACGTTCCAAACTATAAAGTTTCTGATTTTTTAGTGCCATATACTTCGTCTGGTTGCAGCGCAATGTGTTTATATTGCTATTTGGTATGTAATTATAACAAATGCTCTTATATGCGATTGTTTGTAAATCGTGAGCAAATGATGGATAAGCTTTTACGAACAGCTTTCAAAGCAGAAACAGATTTGACTTTTGAAATTGGAAGTAACAGCGATCTTGTTTTGGAAAATACAATTACAGGCAATCTACCTTGGACAATTGAAGTATTTGCACATTCAAAAAAAGGATATATAACTTTTCCAACAAAGTTTGATATGGTTGATGATTTATTGAATTTAGATCATAAAGGCAAGACAATCGTTAGAGTAAGCGTAAATCCAAGTGATATTATTAAGAGTATTGAATTAAAAACATCACCGCTAGAGCGCAGAATTCTGGCAATAAATAAGCTGAAGGATGCAGGATATCCTGTGGGTATTTTGATTGCTCCGGTTATTATGGTAGATAATTGGAAGGCTTTATATGCAGAACTTATTGAACAGTTATATGATAACTTGAGCGATAAGGTTAAGGCAGATGTGATATTTGAAGTTATTTTTATGACATACAGTTATGTTCATAATGCAATAAACCAAGAAGCATTTCCAAAAGAAAAATACCCTAATATGCCCATGTTATACGACAATCAAATTATGACAGGCAGGGGAAGAGGTAAATATATGTATCGTCAGAATTTACGTGATGAGGGAGAGGAGTTTTTACGAGATTTATTAAAGCAATATTTTCCGAATAATACGGTTTTGTATGTAGTATAA
- a CDS encoding pseudouridine synthase, protein MPTMRLDKFFSSQEILSRKEVKAEVKKGTIKVNDTIPSSPEYKMDTDKDIVTYKGKEIPYKPYVYIMLNKPQGVVSATDDKINKTVLDLVPKELFRSDLFPAGRLDKDTVGFVLITNDGDFAHNILSPKNHIEKKYLVRLDKSITEEEIQQVEQGITLADGTVCRPASIQVIEAGETPLLEIVISEGKYHQIKRMFGVVNCGVTYLKRTQMGGLRLDEDLPEGICREIMHNELHKILLK, encoded by the coding sequence ATGCCAACTATGAGACTGGATAAGTTTTTTTCCAGCCAGGAAATTCTATCAAGAAAAGAAGTTAAAGCAGAAGTAAAAAAAGGAACGATTAAAGTGAATGATACTATTCCTTCTTCACCTGAATATAAAATGGATACTGATAAAGATATCGTAACTTATAAAGGTAAAGAAATACCTTATAAGCCTTATGTATACATCATGCTGAATAAGCCACAAGGTGTAGTTTCTGCAACAGATGATAAAATCAATAAAACTGTTTTGGATTTAGTGCCAAAAGAGTTATTTCGTTCTGATTTATTTCCGGCGGGAAGACTCGATAAAGACACAGTAGGTTTTGTGTTGATAACGAATGATGGCGATTTTGCACATAACATCCTTTCTCCTAAAAATCATATTGAAAAGAAGTACCTAGTTCGTTTGGATAAATCTATAACGGAAGAGGAAATTCAACAGGTAGAACAAGGAATCACACTAGCAGATGGAACAGTATGCCGTCCTGCTTCTATTCAAGTTATTGAAGCGGGGGAAACCCCACTGTTGGAAATTGTAATTAGTGAGGGTAAATATCATCAAATTAAGCGCATGTTTGGGGTCGTGAATTGCGGCGTTACCTATTTAAAACGAACACAAATGGGCGGGCTAAGGCTGGATGAGGATTTACCTGAAGGTATATGCAGAGAAATTATGCACAATGAGCTGCATAAAATTTTGTTGAAATGA
- a CDS encoding DUF4830 domain-containing protein — translation MFICSLKTSRKKLIFIIIIGLLIIVGAFLYLKMNHNVKTNEMKVANVIVENNDQRVAFLKSFGWNVSSEAVEIVEVAIPAEFNDVYNNYNKIQKAQGFDLEKYKGKRVKRFTYEVLNYPTQKEGVRANMLVYNNKIIGGDICSVQLDGFMHGFKLPQRT, via the coding sequence ATGTTTATTTGTTCATTAAAAACGAGTCGAAAAAAGCTAATATTTATTATAATAATAGGGTTGCTTATAATTGTTGGTGCATTTTTATATCTTAAAATGAATCACAATGTAAAAACAAATGAAATGAAAGTAGCTAATGTTATTGTAGAAAATAACGACCAACGTGTTGCTTTTTTGAAATCATTTGGCTGGAATGTTTCTTCTGAAGCTGTTGAAATTGTTGAAGTTGCAATTCCTGCAGAGTTTAATGATGTATACAATAACTATAATAAAATACAAAAAGCCCAGGGCTTTGATTTAGAAAAATATAAAGGAAAAAGAGTAAAACGATTTACATATGAAGTGCTTAATTATCCTACACAAAAAGAAGGCGTAAGAGCAAACATGCTGGTTTACAATAATAAAATCATTGGCGGCGATATTTGCTCAGTTCAATTAGATGGCTTTATGCATGGTTTCAAACTACCGCAAAGAACTTAG
- the upp gene encoding uracil phosphoribosyltransferase, protein MNKPFIMDHPLIQHKISLLRDKNTGSKEFRELISEVAMLMCFEATRNLPLKEVEIETPICVAKTKILSGRKLAFVPILRAGLGMVDGVLKMVPAAKVGHIGLYRDPETKQPVEYYCKLPTDITKRDVIVIDPMLATGGSAVDAINMLKNKGVTSIKFMCIIAAPEGLEALTKAHPDVEIYCASLDEKLNDHAYIVPGLGDAGDRIFGTK, encoded by the coding sequence ATGAACAAACCTTTTATTATGGATCACCCTTTGATTCAACACAAAATTTCTTTATTAAGAGACAAAAACACAGGTTCTAAAGAATTTAGAGAGTTAATTTCAGAAGTTGCTATGTTGATGTGTTTTGAAGCTACAAGAAACCTTCCTTTAAAAGAAGTTGAAATTGAAACTCCTATTTGCGTTGCGAAAACAAAAATTTTATCTGGAAGAAAATTAGCTTTTGTTCCAATTCTTCGTGCTGGTCTTGGCATGGTAGACGGTGTTTTAAAGATGGTTCCTGCTGCTAAAGTTGGCCATATTGGTTTATATCGTGATCCTGAAACAAAACAACCAGTTGAATACTACTGCAAACTACCTACAGATATTACAAAACGTGATGTTATTGTAATTGATCCAATGCTTGCTACCGGTGGTTCAGCTGTTGATGCAATTAACATGTTGAAAAACAAAGGTGTTACTTCTATTAAATTTATGTGCATCATTGCAGCTCCAGAAGGATTAGAAGCATTAACGAAAGCACATCCTGATGTTGAAATATACTGCGCTTCTTTAGACGAAAAATTAAACGACCATGCTTATATCGTTCCAGGTTTAGGCGATGCCGGCGACAGAATTTTTGGTACTAAATAA